A genomic segment from Clostridium pasteurianum BC1 encodes:
- a CDS encoding flotillin family protein, with the protein MDLTILTIPGIIVGVIILLILSIFSMWKRVPQDKALVITGLKKRVITGGGGFVIPLLERTDKISLENMEIEVRIDGALTGQGVGIMADGVAVVKVKSDTDSILSAAEQFNTSNGMQHTLEVIEHTTKNVLEGKLREIVSKMTIEEIYKDREKFASHVQEVAAIDLSQMGLELKVLTIKEISDKNGYLEALGKPRIAAVKRDALIAEAEAAKETKIRTAEANRLGEAAKILSETQIAESSKEKELKVQSYRSEQEKAKAISDLSYEIEANKAKKEVTETQVQVEITKKQKEKELTEAALQVELTKKEREIELAEKEALRKERELEATVRKQAEADKYRQVQTADADRYKEIADAEARAKSIELEGKAKSETLRLQGMAEVDIIREKGKAEAEAMMKKAEAFKMYNDAAMTQMIIEKLPEIAKAISEPLAKTEKIVIVDNGNGEGSNKGAAKVTGYVNDIVSQLPETVEALTGVNILDFLSKKVSSNENKTEDKPPEQ; encoded by the coding sequence ATGGATTTAACAATATTAACTATTCCTGGAATTATCGTAGGAGTAATTATACTCTTAATTCTAAGTATTTTTTCCATGTGGAAAAGAGTGCCTCAAGACAAAGCATTAGTGATAACTGGACTTAAAAAGAGAGTAATCACTGGTGGTGGTGGCTTTGTAATTCCACTATTAGAGAGAACAGATAAAATTTCTCTTGAAAATATGGAGATTGAAGTTCGTATTGATGGGGCATTAACTGGACAAGGTGTTGGCATAATGGCCGATGGAGTTGCTGTAGTAAAGGTAAAATCAGATACTGATTCAATTTTATCCGCAGCGGAACAATTCAACACTTCCAATGGAATGCAGCATACTCTTGAAGTTATTGAACATACTACTAAAAATGTGCTTGAAGGTAAACTAAGAGAAATTGTTTCAAAGATGACTATAGAGGAAATTTACAAGGACAGAGAAAAATTTGCCTCCCATGTACAGGAGGTTGCAGCAATTGATCTTTCTCAAATGGGCTTAGAACTTAAGGTATTGACTATTAAGGAGATTTCAGATAAAAACGGATATTTAGAAGCACTTGGAAAACCAAGAATAGCTGCTGTAAAGAGAGATGCACTTATTGCGGAAGCGGAGGCAGCAAAGGAAACAAAAATACGAACAGCTGAGGCAAACAGGTTAGGTGAAGCTGCTAAGATTCTATCAGAAACTCAAATTGCTGAATCCTCTAAGGAAAAGGAATTAAAGGTACAATCCTATAGAAGTGAACAGGAAAAAGCAAAAGCTATATCTGATTTGTCCTATGAAATAGAAGCCAATAAGGCAAAGAAAGAAGTTACAGAGACTCAGGTACAGGTAGAAATTACAAAGAAACAGAAGGAAAAGGAACTTACAGAAGCAGCACTTCAGGTGGAACTTACTAAAAAGGAAAGAGAAATAGAGCTTGCGGAAAAAGAAGCACTTAGAAAAGAAAGAGAACTGGAGGCTACTGTTAGGAAACAGGCAGAAGCAGATAAGTATAGACAGGTTCAAACAGCAGATGCAGATAGATATAAGGAAATTGCAGATGCAGAAGCAAGGGCTAAGTCAATTGAATTAGAAGGTAAAGCAAAATCAGAAACTCTAAGACTTCAAGGTATGGCAGAAGTAGATATAATAAGAGAAAAAGGTAAAGCAGAAGCAGAGGCTATGATGAAAAAGGCAGAAGCTTTTAAAATGTATAATGATGCAGCAATGACACAAATGATAATAGAAAAATTACCTGAAATTGCCAAAGCTATATCTGAACCGTTGGCAAAAACAGAAAAAATTGTTATTGTTGATAATGGAAATGGAGAAGGCAGTAATAAAGGTGCTGCAAAGGTTACGGGCTATGTAAATGATATTGTATCCCAGCTTCCAGAGACTGTTGAGGCCTTAACCGGTGTGAATATTTTGGACTTCCTATCAAAGAAGGTCTCAAGTAATGAAAATAAAACTGAGGATAAGCCTCCAGAACAATAG
- a CDS encoding glutathionylspermidine synthase family protein, protein MEYNNVVDELLFNYYAIHCKRKGDIYSPYPFYLSEVEYKKIKLFTTVIDKLSLDILNNLNTKYVDYKQMLPDFPLKNEILNLNREIADVFWTRYDCFIENSGEIFFSEGNYDKPCAQRELGIGQYFNCDNNVNEDFVEKFKDKFNSIVEKYYGDKKVNVFILADPCHYEEVHLSMLYREWLEDSRINVILGGANNLYVKDEKVYCFHKPVHIILRQFPTENLYEVNDIENILNLYTGNKVLILNDPRIVVLQSKSIFAYFHKLLKENRLDTQTSEIVRQCIPYTELLSEKNINKATENKDSYVIKPILGRYSEDVFIGSLYSEEEWKSIIEDIENYTEYYILQEFRDIRKDNIVELKEGYAHNVDAFCNFGVYLCCNEIIGMCSRWNYDYLTDNETTFITPIGVKNSKLNIEYNGEIKCRKTEFKNVNLDLVKLGFLGAYNNAREYVSLDKILLSKDKFQELKNASEEILNIFNRVSEFVYGNKGWFDEILGISEVSENIYSPKDFSYLSILGRMDWALDADNNLKLMELNNETPAGLYESTILNDYLMKRYEVDIENPNEKFEEILTKNIEEYILKYYPTTIGIFSSCYYEDYYNIDIIVSIVRKISSRYNIKVIKGNVYNLRVENNKLYYFNEQIDMIYRYFPLNWFGKFNLKQVGSWINNKNCINQPVTMIAQSKALFAVIYEMLNTDFFTAYERNIILKYIPYTDVSHKSMKTIDYICKPILEREGQGIYTRRQLSSVDDLKNYIFQERINIKAVNYMLNSTYKRERKNLFPILGCFYSKNEFIGMYCRLGSLITKENCVYMPIYIK, encoded by the coding sequence GTGGAATATAATAATGTGGTAGATGAATTGCTTTTTAATTATTATGCTATACATTGTAAAAGGAAAGGTGATATTTACTCTCCTTACCCTTTCTATCTTTCAGAAGTGGAGTATAAAAAAATTAAGCTCTTCACCACTGTAATTGATAAATTATCTCTGGATATATTGAATAATCTAAATACTAAATATGTGGATTATAAACAGATGCTTCCTGATTTTCCTCTTAAAAATGAAATATTAAATCTAAATAGAGAAATAGCTGATGTATTTTGGACAAGGTATGATTGCTTTATTGAAAATAGTGGAGAAATATTTTTTAGTGAAGGCAATTATGATAAGCCCTGTGCACAGAGAGAACTAGGCATAGGCCAGTATTTTAACTGTGATAATAATGTAAATGAAGATTTTGTGGAAAAATTTAAAGATAAATTTAATTCAATAGTGGAAAAATATTATGGTGATAAAAAAGTCAATGTGTTTATACTAGCAGATCCCTGCCATTATGAGGAAGTTCATTTGTCCATGCTCTATAGAGAATGGCTTGAAGACAGCAGAATAAATGTAATTTTAGGTGGGGCTAATAATCTGTATGTGAAAGATGAAAAAGTATACTGCTTTCATAAACCTGTTCATATCATACTGAGGCAGTTTCCAACTGAAAACTTATATGAAGTGAATGATATAGAAAATATTTTAAATCTGTATACAGGGAATAAAGTACTGATATTAAATGATCCAAGAATAGTAGTTCTTCAGAGTAAAAGCATATTTGCTTACTTTCACAAATTATTAAAAGAAAATAGATTAGATACGCAGACTTCAGAAATAGTGAGACAGTGTATCCCCTATACAGAACTGTTATCTGAGAAAAATATAAATAAAGCCACAGAAAATAAGGACAGTTATGTGATAAAGCCTATACTTGGACGTTATAGCGAAGACGTATTTATAGGAAGTTTGTATTCAGAAGAAGAGTGGAAAAGTATTATAGAGGATATTGAAAATTATACAGAGTACTATATTTTGCAGGAATTTAGAGATATAAGAAAAGATAATATAGTTGAATTAAAGGAAGGCTATGCCCATAATGTGGATGCCTTTTGTAATTTTGGAGTGTATTTATGCTGCAATGAAATCATAGGCATGTGTTCAAGATGGAATTACGATTATCTTACAGACAATGAAACTACCTTTATTACACCTATAGGAGTAAAAAACAGTAAACTTAACATTGAATACAATGGTGAAATAAAATGTAGGAAAACAGAGTTTAAAAATGTAAATCTAGATCTTGTAAAACTTGGTTTCCTCGGTGCTTATAATAATGCAAGGGAATATGTATCCTTAGATAAAATTCTTTTAAGTAAAGATAAATTTCAGGAATTGAAGAATGCCTCTGAAGAAATTCTAAACATATTTAATAGAGTTTCCGAATTTGTTTATGGAAATAAGGGTTGGTTTGATGAGATTTTAGGTATATCAGAGGTGAGCGAAAATATATATTCACCAAAGGATTTCAGTTACCTCAGTATTTTAGGCAGAATGGATTGGGCTTTGGATGCAGATAATAATTTAAAATTAATGGAGCTGAATAATGAAACTCCAGCGGGTCTATATGAGAGCACTATATTGAATGACTATCTTATGAAACGATATGAAGTGGATATAGAAAATCCAAATGAAAAATTTGAAGAGATATTGACCAAAAATATAGAAGAATATATATTGAAATACTATCCAACAACCATAGGAATATTTAGCAGCTGCTATTATGAAGATTATTATAATATAGATATTATTGTAAGCATAGTAAGAAAAATCAGCAGTAGATATAATATAAAAGTTATAAAAGGTAATGTCTATAATTTAAGAGTAGAAAATAACAAATTATACTACTTTAACGAACAGATAGATATGATTTATAGATATTTCCCACTAAATTGGTTTGGAAAATTTAATCTTAAGCAGGTGGGCAGCTGGATAAATAATAAAAATTGCATAAATCAGCCTGTAACAATGATAGCACAAAGTAAGGCTCTATTTGCTGTTATATATGAAATGCTCAATACAGATTTTTTTACAGCTTATGAGAGGAATATTATATTAAAATATATTCCCTATACAGACGTAAGTCATAAATCCATGAAAACTATAGATTATATTTGTAAGCCTATACTGGAAAGAGAGGGACAGGGAATATATACACGGAGACAACTGTCCTCTGTAGATGATCTTAAAAATTATATATTTCAGGAGAGGATAAATATAAAGGCAGTAAATTATATGTTAAATTCAACCTATAAGAGAGAAAGAAAAAATCTATTTCCCATACTGGGCTGCTTCTACAGCAAGAATGAATTCATTGGAATGTACTGCAGATTAGGCAGTTTAATTACTAAAGAAAATTGTGTGTATATGCCTATATATATTAAGTAA
- a CDS encoding ketopantoate reductase family protein, translating into MKYLIVGTGGTGGCIGGYLASYGKDVTFIARGAHLKAMKERGLIIHSSRKGEIHIKDVKCSDGSDDIGKFDVIFVCVKGYSIYDIIPIIKKTSHEKTVVIPILNTLTAGEKLKEALPDITVLDGCIYVSGYVSAPGEITQGVMIFRVVFGPMENTEIDMYSLKKIQDDLMECQIDGIISDNIKRDTFRKFSFTSPLAATGAYFDVNVGEVQKQGKYREMFIALLKELEKVADTLNINLTNDLVKENLDILDGLAPNITASMQKDIKKGKQSEKDELIFDIVRISEKNGIEVPGYKKIAEHFGYGKNY; encoded by the coding sequence ATGAAATATTTAATAGTAGGAACAGGGGGTACTGGCGGGTGCATTGGAGGCTATCTTGCCAGCTATGGAAAGGATGTTACATTTATTGCCAGAGGAGCTCATTTAAAGGCTATGAAAGAGAGGGGACTTATTATTCATTCTTCGCGAAAGGGTGAAATACATATAAAAGATGTTAAGTGCTCTGACGGAAGTGATGACATTGGAAAGTTTGATGTAATCTTTGTATGCGTTAAGGGATATTCAATATATGATATCATTCCTATAATAAAAAAGACTTCTCATGAAAAAACTGTTGTAATTCCAATTTTAAACACTTTAACTGCAGGAGAAAAATTAAAAGAGGCTTTGCCTGATATAACTGTACTGGACGGTTGTATTTATGTAAGTGGATACGTATCAGCACCAGGAGAAATTACTCAAGGTGTGATGATCTTTCGCGTTGTATTTGGCCCTATGGAAAACACAGAAATAGATATGTATTCTCTTAAGAAAATACAGGATGATCTGATGGAATGTCAAATTGATGGGATTATTTCAGATAATATAAAGCGTGATACTTTTAGAAAGTTTTCCTTTACCTCTCCACTTGCAGCTACTGGTGCATATTTTGATGTTAACGTAGGTGAAGTTCAAAAACAGGGAAAATACAGGGAGATGTTCATAGCGCTTCTTAAGGAATTAGAAAAAGTTGCGGATACTTTGAATATTAATTTAACTAATGATTTAGTTAAAGAGAATTTGGATATTTTAGATGGACTTGCCCCTAATATAACGGCTTCCATGCAAAAGGATATTAAAAAGGGTAAACAAAGTGAAAAGGATGAACTCATATTTGATATTGTACGAATTTCCGAGAAGAATGGAATTGAAGTTCCAGGCTATAAGAAAATAGCGGAACATTTTGGATATGGAAAAAATTATTAA
- the hydG gene encoding [FeFe] hydrogenase H-cluster radical SAM maturase HydG, with the protein MNIEKADFIDDNVIREHLAKGNELAKDKNYIEGLIEKASEAHGLTIDEVSALLHVEDDSLLDKMYKAAIKIKQEIYGNRIVMFAPLYVSSYCVNGCEYCGYKCTNKETRKKLTKEELVKEIELIEDLGHKRIVIEAGEDPVNCPIDYITDCMKTIYSVKKDNGSIRRINVNIAATTVEDYKKLKAAGIGTYTLFQETYNRETYSRLHPTGPKHNYDYHTTAMDRAIEGGIDDVGIGVLYGLYDYKYETIGIFLHSKHLEEKFNGVGPHTISVPRLRPAEGVNYDNFPYLVSDHDFKKLVAIIRLAVPYTGMILSTREEPNFREEVIAVGISQISAGSCTDVGGYEDEYGNAPTPAASQFVVSDHRTPIEILKLLCKNGYIPSYCTACYRQGRTGERFMSLAKTGNIHNCCLPNAIMTFKEFLIDYADDELKEIGTKTIEKNLEDITSEKAKEETIRRLERIEAGERDLYF; encoded by the coding sequence ATGAATATTGAAAAGGCAGATTTTATAGATGACAATGTTATAAGGGAACATCTTGCTAAGGGAAATGAGCTTGCTAAGGATAAAAATTATATTGAAGGACTTATAGAAAAAGCTTCTGAAGCACATGGTCTAACTATTGATGAGGTTTCTGCCCTTTTACATGTAGAGGATGATTCTCTATTAGATAAAATGTATAAAGCCGCAATAAAGATAAAGCAGGAAATCTATGGAAACAGAATAGTAATGTTTGCACCTCTTTATGTAAGCAGCTACTGTGTAAATGGCTGTGAATACTGTGGTTACAAATGTACAAATAAGGAAACTAGAAAAAAACTTACAAAGGAAGAACTCGTTAAAGAAATAGAACTTATTGAGGATCTAGGTCATAAGAGAATCGTAATTGAAGCAGGGGAAGACCCTGTTAATTGTCCAATTGATTATATAACTGATTGTATGAAAACCATTTACAGCGTAAAAAAGGACAATGGTTCCATAAGAAGAATTAACGTAAACATAGCTGCTACCACAGTGGAAGACTATAAAAAATTAAAGGCAGCCGGCATTGGTACTTATACTCTTTTCCAGGAAACCTATAATAGAGAAACCTATTCAAGACTTCACCCAACAGGTCCAAAACATAACTATGATTATCACACTACCGCTATGGATAGAGCCATTGAAGGTGGCATTGATGATGTTGGTATTGGTGTACTATATGGTCTCTATGATTATAAGTATGAGACTATAGGAATATTTTTACATTCAAAACATCTTGAAGAAAAATTCAATGGTGTAGGACCACATACAATATCTGTGCCAAGGCTAAGACCTGCAGAAGGTGTTAACTATGACAATTTTCCATACTTGGTTTCAGATCATGACTTTAAAAAGCTTGTGGCTATAATAAGACTTGCTGTACCTTACACTGGAATGATTCTTTCCACAAGAGAAGAACCAAACTTCAGAGAAGAAGTTATAGCTGTGGGAATTTCTCAGATAAGTGCTGGTTCTTGTACTGATGTTGGGGGATACGAAGATGAATATGGAAATGCACCTACTCCAGCAGCCTCTCAATTTGTGGTGAGTGATCACAGAACTCCTATTGAAATATTAAAGCTTTTATGCAAAAATGGCTATATTCCAAGCTATTGCACAGCCTGTTACAGACAGGGAAGAACTGGTGAAAGATTCATGAGTTTAGCTAAAACGGGAAATATCCATAATTGCTGTCTTCCAAATGCCATTATGACTTTCAAAGAATTTTTGATAGACTATGCTGATGATGAGTTGAAGGAAATTGGTACCAAAACTATAGAAAAGAATTTAGAGGATATAACTTCTGAAAAGGCAAAGGAAGAGACTATCAGAAGATTAGAGAGAATAGAGGCTGGAGAAAGAGATCTTTATTTTTAA
- a CDS encoding TM1266 family iron-only hydrogenase system putative regulator encodes MDKRLGVIGIIVEDIRNAQEVNQILHNFSDIIVGRMGIPHKERQVSVISLIVDGPMDSISAMTGKLGNIKSVSVKSAISKK; translated from the coding sequence TTGGATAAGAGATTAGGTGTCATTGGAATTATAGTTGAAGATATACGTAACGCACAGGAAGTCAACCAGATACTTCATAATTTCAGTGACATTATCGTTGGTCGAATGGGCATACCCCATAAAGAAAGGCAGGTATCTGTTATATCTTTAATAGTTGATGGCCCTATGGACAGCATAAGTGCCATGACTGGTAAACTGGGAAACATAAAAAGTGTAAGTGTAAAATCAGCAATATCTAAGAAGTAG
- a CDS encoding 2-oxo acid dehydrogenase subunit E2, which produces MDNNLNQTDKLFRIFQIAKFNQKSMVPTVAMTINIETEQIMKKRLEYKKDITNPHITITNIIMKAVADTLIQYPLLYSYFDGKKIIENEDVVLNIPVDTGKHVEYIVIRQANKKNLADIAKESIEERKKIADGKGNFSQYIINLMKKIVGKKPSDQLNDKDIRKIEKRMQYVRLLEKVSPNFSLKFVKEHYGNFPVSNFGSFHIPNGILALSKPVVAGLCIGEMNTFLKMKEKEIVAVEYIPLTLSFDHRVFDGAYAGNFLNDLKDLLENSSEMSTHCL; this is translated from the coding sequence ATGGATAACAATTTAAATCAGACAGATAAACTATTTAGGATATTTCAAATCGCAAAATTTAATCAAAAATCTATGGTGCCTACTGTTGCAATGACAATAAATATTGAAACAGAACAAATAATGAAGAAAAGGCTGGAATACAAGAAAGATATAACCAATCCACACATTACAATAACCAATATTATTATGAAAGCTGTTGCGGACACGCTGATTCAATATCCTCTCTTATATTCTTATTTTGATGGTAAAAAGATTATCGAAAATGAAGATGTTGTCCTGAATATTCCTGTAGATACGGGAAAACATGTTGAATATATAGTAATCCGTCAAGCTAACAAAAAAAATCTGGCTGATATTGCTAAGGAAAGCATAGAGGAGAGAAAAAAAATAGCGGATGGTAAAGGAAATTTTTCACAGTATATTATAAATTTAATGAAAAAAATTGTAGGAAAGAAACCTTCTGATCAATTAAATGATAAGGATATTCGGAAAATAGAAAAAAGAATGCAATATGTAAGGCTATTGGAAAAAGTAAGCCCAAATTTCTCTCTGAAGTTCGTAAAAGAACATTATGGGAATTTTCCAGTATCTAATTTTGGTTCTTTCCATATTCCTAATGGAATATTAGCTCTTTCAAAACCTGTTGTAGCCGGATTATGTATTGGAGAAATGAATACATTTTTAAAGATGAAGGAAAAAGAAATAGTTGCAGTAGAATATATCCCATTGACTTTATCATTTGATCATCGTGTTTTTGATGGTGCATATGCAGGAAATTTCTTAAATGATTTAAAGGATTTATTAGAAAACTCTTCTGAAATGTCTACTCATTGTCTGTAA
- a CDS encoding cytidine deaminase family protein, translating into MTFDELYDIAKNTLNPRELSKNSYAGSVAAAILSESGKVYTGVCIDTPSSMGFCAEHSAIASMITAGENRIVKLIAVYKDGKIIPPCGRCREFICQIHDDNYKCEVMIKKDKVVTIDDLLPYHSIYH; encoded by the coding sequence ATGACATTTGATGAACTATATGATATTGCGAAAAATACATTAAATCCTAGAGAACTTTCAAAAAATTCTTATGCTGGTTCTGTTGCGGCAGCAATTTTGAGTGAAAGTGGAAAAGTTTATACTGGAGTATGTATAGATACACCTTCATCTATGGGATTTTGTGCAGAGCATTCTGCTATTGCTTCAATGATTACTGCTGGAGAAAATAGAATAGTTAAATTAATAGCTGTATATAAAGATGGAAAAATAATTCCACCTTGCGGCAGGTGTAGGGAGTTTATTTGCCAAATCCACGATGATAATTATAAATGTGAAGTAATGATAAAAAAAGACAAAGTAGTTACTATTGATGATTTATTACCTTATCATAGTATATACCATTAA
- a CDS encoding putative quinol monooxygenase, with protein MIIKNVTFYIKPEHIEEFIEATIENRDNSRKEKGVECFDFLQCKDEPNKFLLYEGYKSEEAMEEHLKTEHFKKWINIVEEWFLKPRDRVTYIPVSTMK; from the coding sequence ATGATAATAAAAAACGTTACTTTTTACATAAAACCAGAACACATAGAAGAATTTATAGAGGCAACTATAGAAAATCGAGATAACTCAAGAAAAGAAAAGGGAGTTGAATGCTTTGATTTTCTTCAATGCAAGGATGAACCAAATAAGTTCCTACTCTATGAGGGTTACAAATCAGAGGAGGCCATGGAAGAGCACCTTAAGACAGAGCACTTTAAAAAATGGATAAATATAGTTGAAGAGTGGTTTTTAAAACCAAGAGATAGAGTTACCTACATACCTGTTTCAACAATGAAGTAA
- a CDS encoding IS630 family transposase, which produces MVFLLKEVNINQLKEILICKLSLKKIADLLPIIENTEDSVLYVEDETGIRIESVNRRSWSPVGQSPIVESNNTHAGFNIIGATEISKNYNTLINIYPAKHSITSIEMLEFLKQLLEQNKGKKIFLIWDNYNIHKAKNIQEFAQLHNEELFLINLPPYSPMLNPQENVWKWLKDTCFQCKARESIDKFKEFIEKLFLHCNSDKMHSIIKPLVTAKSYYK; this is translated from the coding sequence TTGGTTTTTCTTTTAAAAGAGGTCAATATAAACCAACTAAAGGAGATCCTTATTTGCAAGCTATCTTTAAAAAAAATAGCTGACTTACTACCTATCATTGAGAACACAGAGGACTCCGTCCTATATGTTGAAGATGAAACAGGAATAAGGATAGAATCTGTTAATCGCAGAAGTTGGAGCCCGGTAGGGCAATCCCCTATAGTTGAAAGTAATAACACACACGCAGGTTTCAACATTATTGGTGCTACAGAAATATCTAAGAACTATAATACTTTAATCAATATATATCCAGCAAAGCATTCCATTACTTCTATAGAAATGCTTGAGTTTTTAAAGCAACTTCTTGAGCAAAACAAAGGTAAGAAGATATTTTTAATATGGGACAATTACAATATCCATAAAGCAAAAAATATCCAAGAATTTGCACAGCTGCATAACGAAGAATTGTTTCTGATTAATTTACCACCATATTCTCCTATGCTAAACCCACAAGAAAACGTATGGAAATGGCTTAAAGATACATGTTTTCAGTGTAAAGCTCGAGAATCTATTGATAAATTTAAAGAATTTATCGAAAAACTATTTCTTCATTGTAATTCAGATAAAATGCATTCTATTATAAAACCTCTTGTTACTGCCAAAAGTTACTATAAATAA
- a CDS encoding helix-turn-helix domain-containing protein yields the protein MAMHLVEVKTLHGYTINELNEIINSSKSKYTKSLLSAVIMRYNGIHTDDIMKTICRTRASITTYIHKWNEYGIDSIIDNRGGSESSFTDEMLQDLKDVVLSKSPETFGFMRSSWTTALLTEYIKEKYGKSYSAEWIRQLLISLGFSFKRGQYKPTKGDPYLQAIFKKNS from the coding sequence ATGGCAATGCATTTAGTAGAAGTTAAAACTTTACACGGATATACAATAAATGAATTAAATGAAATAATTAATAGTTCAAAGAGTAAGTACACCAAATCTCTTTTGAGTGCTGTCATAATGAGATATAACGGAATTCATACTGATGATATTATGAAAACTATTTGCAGAACACGCGCATCTATAACTACTTATATTCATAAATGGAATGAATATGGTATAGATTCAATTATAGATAATCGTGGTGGTTCTGAAAGTAGTTTTACAGATGAAATGCTTCAGGATTTAAAGGACGTAGTCCTAAGTAAATCACCTGAAACCTTCGGTTTTATGCGTTCCAGCTGGACAACAGCTCTATTGACTGAATATATTAAAGAAAAATATGGCAAGTCTTATTCTGCAGAATGGATAAGACAACTACTAATAAGTCTTGGTTTTTCTTTTAAAAGAGGTCAATATAAACCAACTAAAGGAGATCCTTATTTGCAAGCTATCTTTAAAAAAAATAGCTGA